Proteins co-encoded in one Methylobacterium sp. WL1 genomic window:
- a CDS encoding GNAT family N-acetyltransferase, whose protein sequence is MRIRQAEAADAAAIRGVVDAAYAKWIPLIGRLPTPMRADYAKSVQDHRFDLLQIDEELAALIETTRRDDEGNGHLLVVNVAVHPSFQGRGFGTTLLTRADTIAAGAGLTRLRLYTNKKYTANLRLYGSLGYEVEREEPYDGPGRTLDDDITVHMVKAIAP, encoded by the coding sequence ATGCGGATCAGGCAGGCAGAGGCGGCGGACGCGGCGGCGATCCGGGGTGTGGTGGACGCGGCCTACGCCAAATGGATCCCGCTGATCGGCCGCCTGCCGACGCCGATGCGGGCCGATTACGCGAAGTCTGTGCAGGATCACCGCTTCGACCTGCTGCAGATCGACGAAGAATTGGCCGCCCTGATCGAGACCACGCGAAGGGACGACGAAGGGAACGGCCACCTGCTGGTCGTCAACGTCGCGGTCCACCCGTCTTTCCAGGGCCGGGGCTTCGGGACGACGCTGCTCACCCGCGCGGATACGATCGCCGCCGGGGCCGGCCTGACGCGGCTGCGGCTCTACACGAACAAGAAATACACGGCGAACCTGCGCCTCTACGGATCGCTGGGCTACGAAGTGGAGCGCGAGGAGCCGTATGACGGACCGGGCCGGACCCTGGACGACGACATCACGGTTCACATGGTGAAGGCGATCGCTCCGTAA
- a CDS encoding alpha-D-glucose phosphate-specific phosphoglucomutase, producing the protein MTTPTTVATTPFPDQKPGTSGLRKKVPVFRQPNYVENFVQAIFDTLPDKAGATLVLGGDGRFLNREVVQKTLRLAAGNGFGRVLVGRGGLLSTPAASCVIRKAQAIGGIILSASHNPGGPDGDFGIKFNAANGGPAPETMTNAIFERAKALTRYSLVEASDLDLDTLGETRLGAMTVAIIDPVADYAELMRTLIDFDAVSRLFASGFRMRFDAMSAVTGPYAVAILEGMLGAPRGTVVNAIPKEDFGGHHPDPNPVHCHDLFDLMQGADAPDFGAASDGDGDRNMIVAPGLFVTPSDSLALLAAHAHRAPGYAGGLAGIARSMPTSRAADRVAAALGIQAYETPTGWKFFGNLLDAGLITLCGEESAGTGSNHVREKDGLWAVLLWLNILAATGERADALVRAHWRTHGRDYYARHDYEEVDSDAANGLMDALREKLTGLPGTRLGDLTVSTADEFAYRDPVDGSLTEHQGIRIGFAEDARVVFRLSGTGTAGATLRVYLERYEADPTRLDLPVSEVLAPVVAAARAVAEIEPRTGRAEPSVVT; encoded by the coding sequence ATGACGACCCCGACGACCGTCGCCACCACGCCCTTCCCCGATCAGAAGCCGGGCACCTCCGGCTTGCGCAAGAAGGTGCCCGTGTTCCGGCAGCCGAACTACGTCGAGAACTTCGTCCAGGCGATCTTCGACACCCTGCCCGACAAGGCGGGCGCGACCCTGGTGCTGGGCGGTGACGGGCGTTTCCTCAACCGCGAGGTGGTGCAGAAGACGCTGCGGCTCGCCGCCGGCAACGGGTTCGGCCGGGTGCTGGTCGGACGCGGCGGCCTACTCTCGACCCCGGCCGCCTCCTGCGTGATCCGCAAGGCCCAGGCGATCGGCGGCATCATCCTGTCGGCGAGCCACAACCCGGGCGGGCCGGACGGCGATTTCGGCATCAAGTTCAATGCCGCCAACGGCGGTCCCGCGCCCGAGACCATGACCAACGCGATCTTCGAACGGGCCAAGGCGCTCACCCGCTACAGCCTGGTCGAGGCGTCGGATCTCGACCTCGACACCCTGGGCGAGACCCGGCTCGGCGCCATGACGGTCGCGATCATCGACCCGGTGGCCGACTACGCCGAACTGATGCGCACGCTGATCGACTTCGACGCCGTGTCGCGCCTGTTCGCCTCCGGCTTCCGCATGCGGTTCGACGCGATGAGCGCGGTGACCGGCCCCTACGCGGTCGCCATCCTCGAAGGCATGCTCGGCGCGCCTCGGGGGACGGTCGTCAACGCCATTCCAAAAGAAGATTTCGGTGGCCATCACCCGGATCCGAACCCGGTCCATTGCCACGACCTGTTCGACCTGATGCAGGGGGCGGACGCCCCCGATTTCGGCGCGGCGTCCGACGGCGACGGCGACCGCAATATGATCGTGGCCCCGGGGCTGTTCGTGACGCCGAGCGACAGCCTCGCGCTCCTTGCCGCCCACGCCCACCGGGCGCCGGGCTACGCGGGCGGCCTGGCCGGCATCGCCCGGTCGATGCCCACGAGCCGCGCCGCCGACCGGGTCGCGGCGGCTCTGGGCATCCAGGCCTACGAGACGCCCACCGGCTGGAAGTTCTTTGGGAATCTTCTCGATGCCGGCCTGATCACCCTGTGCGGCGAGGAGAGCGCCGGCACCGGCTCGAACCACGTGCGCGAGAAGGACGGGCTCTGGGCGGTGCTGCTCTGGCTCAACATCCTGGCCGCCACCGGCGAGCGCGCCGACGCGCTGGTGCGGGCGCATTGGCGCACCCACGGTCGCGACTACTACGCCCGCCACGACTACGAGGAGGTGGATTCCGACGCCGCGAACGGCCTGATGGACGCGCTCCGCGAAAAGCTCACCGGGCTGCCGGGGACGCGGCTCGGCGACCTCACGGTCTCGACGGCCGACGAGTTCGCCTACCGCGATCCCGTCGACGGCTCGCTCACCGAGCACCAGGGGATCCGCATCGGCTTCGCCGAGGATGCCCGCGTGGTCTTCCGTCTCTCGGGCACCGGCACCGCCGGGGCGACGCTCCGGGTCTATCTGGAGCGCTACGAGGCCGATCCGACCCGGCTCGACCTGCCCGTCTCCGAGGTGCTGGCCCCGGTCGTGGCGGCGGCCCGCGCCGTCGCGGAGATCGAGCCCCGCACCGGCCGGGCCGAGCCGAGCGTGGTGACCTGA
- a CDS encoding YafY family protein has translation MSRSERLFDLLHALRSHRRPVSGRVLAGETGVSLRTLYRDIASLQAMGAAIEGEPGVGYVLRPGFLLPPLMFSPEEIEALVLGSRWVADRADDRLSSAARSALARIGAVLPDDLRETFADSALLVGPGTAAPADVVDPALLRRAIRTERKLTLRYRDGTSAASERVVWPFALAFFDAVRILVGWCELRQGFRHFRTDRIAEAELSDVRYPRRRQALLKDWRRTEGIIDPAA, from the coding sequence ATGTCCCGCTCGGAACGCCTGTTCGACCTGCTCCACGCCCTGCGCAGCCACCGGCGGCCCGTCAGCGGGCGCGTGCTGGCCGGGGAGACCGGCGTCAGCCTGCGCACCCTGTACCGGGACATCGCGAGCCTTCAGGCGATGGGGGCCGCCATCGAGGGGGAGCCCGGGGTCGGATACGTGCTGAGGCCGGGCTTCCTGCTGCCGCCGCTGATGTTCAGCCCGGAGGAGATCGAAGCGCTGGTCCTGGGATCGCGCTGGGTCGCCGATCGCGCGGATGACCGGCTGAGCAGCGCGGCCCGGAGCGCACTCGCCCGGATCGGCGCGGTCCTGCCCGACGACCTGCGCGAGACCTTCGCGGATTCGGCGCTGCTGGTCGGCCCCGGCACCGCGGCCCCAGCCGACGTGGTCGACCCCGCCCTGCTGCGGAGGGCGATCCGGACCGAGCGCAAGCTGACACTGCGCTACCGCGACGGGACGAGCGCGGCCTCGGAGCGGGTGGTGTGGCCGTTCGCCCTCGCATTCTTCGACGCCGTCCGGATCCTGGTGGGCTGGTGCGAGCTGCGCCAGGGCTTCCGGCACTTCCGCACCGACCGGATCGCCGAAGCCGAACTGAGCGACGTGCGCTATCCGCGCCGCCGGCAGGCCCTGCTCAAGGACTGGCGGCGCACCGAGGGGATCATAGACCCCGCCGCTTGA
- a CDS encoding alpha/beta hydrolase, producing the protein MADRVVQKDPNGARPGRGLARRQLVGALAAGVAVAGSPAPSAAAPASRLQTEEFRLPWREPGVEIYVRNKRPAGIDRFPGDRILLYVHGSTYPSSTAFDLPLGGMSAMDYLAGLGFDVYLVDLPGYGLSGRPAAMDAPPADNPPLMRTQDAAKVVGQVVDFITKRRGVEKIDLMGWSWGTSTMGLYTSTHNDRVNRLVLYAPQWLARTPGLIGGGGPVGAYRSVSRDSARTRWLTGVPEDKKSDLIPAGWFDQWADATFATDPVGAKQAPPVLRAPNGTVADKDAYWAAGKPLYDPGDIRVPVLIIHAEWDADLPSYQAQEYFAKLTHAPYKRFVELGEGTHTVMMEKNRMQFLHAVGAFLTEADPTALN; encoded by the coding sequence ATGGCGGACAGAGTGGTGCAGAAGGATCCGAACGGGGCGCGGCCGGGCAGGGGCCTGGCCCGACGCCAGCTGGTCGGGGCGCTCGCCGCCGGGGTGGCGGTCGCGGGCTCACCGGCCCCGTCGGCGGCCGCGCCCGCGAGCCGGCTGCAGACGGAGGAATTCCGGCTGCCGTGGAGAGAGCCGGGCGTCGAGATCTACGTCCGCAACAAGCGCCCTGCCGGGATCGACCGGTTTCCGGGCGACCGGATCCTGCTCTACGTGCACGGATCCACCTACCCGTCGTCCACGGCCTTCGACCTGCCGCTGGGCGGCATGTCGGCCATGGACTACCTCGCGGGCCTCGGCTTCGACGTCTACCTCGTGGATCTGCCGGGCTACGGCCTGTCCGGACGCCCGGCCGCGATGGACGCGCCGCCGGCCGACAACCCGCCGCTCATGCGCACGCAGGACGCCGCAAAGGTGGTGGGGCAGGTCGTGGACTTCATCACCAAGAGGCGCGGGGTCGAGAAGATCGACCTGATGGGCTGGTCCTGGGGGACTTCCACCATGGGCCTCTACACCAGCACCCACAACGATCGGGTCAACCGGCTCGTCCTGTACGCGCCGCAATGGCTGGCGCGCACGCCGGGCCTGATCGGCGGCGGCGGCCCGGTGGGGGCCTATCGCAGCGTGAGCCGGGACAGCGCCCGGACGCGCTGGCTGACCGGCGTCCCCGAGGACAAGAAGTCCGACCTGATCCCGGCGGGCTGGTTCGACCAATGGGCCGACGCGACCTTCGCCACCGATCCGGTCGGCGCGAAGCAAGCGCCGCCGGTCCTGCGCGCCCCGAACGGCACGGTCGCCGACAAGGACGCCTACTGGGCGGCCGGCAAACCGCTCTACGACCCGGGCGACATCCGCGTGCCGGTGCTGATCATCCACGCCGAGTGGGACGCGGACCTGCCGAGCTACCAGGCACAGGAGTATTTCGCAAAGCTCACCCACGCCCCCTACAAGCGCTTCGTCGAGCTGGGGGAGGGCACCCATACGGTGATGATGGAGAAGAACCGCATGCAATTCCTCCACGCGGTCGGAGCCTTCCTCACGGAGGCGGACCCGACCGCGCTGAACTGA
- a CDS encoding VOC family protein, whose product MAEPSNILLYVTDPEASARLYATLLDQEPVEASPTFVLFALPSGLALSLWARSGVVPAPTQAGGGGEIGFRAHGAARVDALHDAWRAKGAEIVLAPTDLDFGRSFVAVDPDGHRLRVYARTEDQ is encoded by the coding sequence ATGGCCGAACCCAGCAACATCCTTCTCTACGTCACAGACCCGGAGGCCAGCGCGCGCCTCTACGCGACCCTCCTGGACCAAGAACCGGTCGAGGCGAGCCCGACCTTCGTGCTGTTCGCTCTGCCCTCGGGCCTGGCGCTGAGCCTGTGGGCGCGAAGCGGGGTCGTGCCGGCCCCCACGCAAGCGGGCGGCGGAGGCGAAATCGGCTTCCGGGCGCACGGAGCCGCGCGCGTGGACGCGCTCCACGACGCCTGGCGGGCGAAGGGCGCCGAGATCGTCCTGGCACCGACGGATCTCGATTTCGGCCGCAGCTTCGTCGCCGTCGATCCGGACGGGCATCGCCTGCGGGTCTATGCGCGAACCGAGGATCAATGA